In the Neomonachus schauinslandi unplaced genomic scaffold, ASM220157v2 HiC_scaffold_1542, whole genome shotgun sequence genome, CCCCACTTCACCTTCTGGGTCTCTGAcgtctctgtctctccatctgtgAGTCTGAGTCTGTATCTCTGGCTTggtaatttctctctctttctgtctttgctgTCTCTGTATCCTCCAGATGCAGCATCCATCGGCTCTCCtgtcctgctctctgtctccatcaCCTGATTTGTCCCAGCTCTGACACTCTTgccttacctttcttttttttaagattttattcgcttatttgtcagagagagagagagagcacaagcagggggggcggcagacagagagagaagtagactccctactgagcaagaagccctatgtgggactccatcccaggacgctgggatcacgacaacctgagcggaaggcagaccgACTCCGCCGCCCAGGCCGCTCGCCttatctttttgtctctttctctctgaatccCATGTTTCTGAACCTCActgtgtgtttctctttctttgatttgTGCACGCCATCTTCCCTGTTCCTAATTGTTGCTGACACTCTGTTTTCCTCCCGGCTGTCTCGCattcctgtctctgtgtctcgcattcctgtctctgtgtctcgAGGCTTCACGTCTCAGGGCTAAAGACTCAGGGCCCAGGATGAGGTGCCCTTCCtactgcccttccccacccagagATCTCTTGGGAGACAGCGGAAGAACAGAGTGAGGTGGGGGGTGGACAGACCTGAGCTAACGGCCTCACACTCACCTGAGGACTCGGTGGAGCCTGAGACTTCCCCCACGACTCTTGCATGGGCAGAGAGGCCCCAtgttggggagggaaggagtgtgAATGTGAGATGCTGTGTGCACCCAGGCAGCTTTCGCAACTGTTGTGtctgagggtgggggagaggcgaGGTGTGTGTAGGGAGAGAGGTGCAGAAGAGGGGTCCCAACGTATAGCTTTCTTGACTGAAGACTGTCCAGGCCTCACCTTCCTGAACCTTCCTCGCTCCTGACCCCGCCCCCGGAGCCCCGGTTCCTCCCCCTTGTGCTCTGACCCCGCCTCTAGGAGTCCAGGCCAGGGCCCCGCCAAAGCCCCATCACTAATGGCACGGAGTGCGGACCACCCTAGAAGATGGCCATGTTGCAGGAAGAGGGACTCCACTTCATCCCCTGTGGGTGCTCCCGAAGCGGAGTGTAGGGCTTGGGGCGGGGCCTGAGTTGGGGGCGGGGCTTGGCGAGGCGGGGCTTcgtctctggggtggggcctgagtaGAAGAGGGCGTGTTCTTCCTCAGTTCCGGAAAGGGTTTGGGGTGGAAGTTGGAGAGGGGTTGAGACGGGGTGGGTTTGGCAAGGAATTGCTTGTAGGTGGAACTGAGATGGGGGCTGACGTTCAGACCTCCACTGTGTTTAAATTCAACTCATTGACTCAAACCCTCGACTAATAACTAATGATTCCTTCTCATACCCATAATCCACTCCCACGCCCCACAGGCACCCCTTCTGGCCTCTTCCCTGGGCATCATTACTTGACTGCACTCTACAGAACGAGTATCGTGGGCGCATAGTGTAATTTATGTAAGGTTGTTATGCTCCATGACTCATTGTGTGTTCACACTTTTTCACTCATGGCTGTGCTTTAAACTCCGTCCTTGGTGTGCATGCATCTGCTTTGTACTTTCCGACTCTGCTCTGTGCCACGTGGGGAGCATCTACCACATGTCACTGTCCACCCTTCTAGGGCGGACACCCATCTCTCCCACAAGAACATGGCCACCCCTGCCTTAAGTGTGTCTCTGTAGAACCTGTGTGAGAAGCTGtcccctggaggtgggggggggcccaATTTGAAAGCCACTGATCTTCCCCGTCTCTACCCCTGACTCCACACTTTAGGACACAGGCCGGGTGGGTCCCTAACTAGGTCCCTAGAAAGGACAAATGATGCCAGAATTTGCTGTGTATTCTATTTGACTAAGgggaggggaaggtcagaggcaTTCAGCTGTTGACCCACATGGTCTCTTTGATCCATTGCAGGTAGGGAATCAGTTTGGGTGTAGACAGCAGGCATACTGGGGCTGCCACATGGGATGTGGCCCCCAGATGTGATTCCCTGAAGCACACCAATGCAGATCAGTGGGACCCCCAAGTCACCCTGCAGCAcaaaggggagaggaaaaggaaggtcAGCAAGGCCTTAGGTTCTGCCTGCCGGTGGAGAACCAGCTCTAACACATGGGCTCACAGAGCACAAACAGCAAAAACCCAGCTCTGGGAAAAATCACAGTTCTCTCCAGAGTCCACTTCCAGAGGACCGGTGGGATTCCAACAGAGAGGACAGCAGCTCAAGTCCTGGCCAGTGGGGAGAAGACTTCAGGGTCTAGTTTCTGCGGCGGGAGAGGGGGGCACGGGGGTCCAGGAGAATAGTCCCAGCAGACAGGTCAGCAGGGAAAAGATGTGGGATCCATCTACCAGACCCTCTGAACTTCAGGGCTCATCTTTGATGTCACCTCTCCCAAATAGCTTTCTCTGACTGGATACTCCTCCACAAGGCCCATGAGCAGAGAAGGGCAAGGTCAGTTCTGAGATTAGAATGACCCACTGCGGCAGGACAGAGatgaggtagagggagagaatgagagccaGAGGCCCGTGAAGAAGGAGGGTCCAGGTCTGAACAAGGACAAACCTGGGTTGAGCTAGGCAACAGACATGAGGGGACAGTAGGTGAGtcggtggggggtgggcaggaggggccAGGCTTGGGGTTggatgggttgggggaggggaaattagGAGTGGGAGACTTACAGACCCAAGGGTGGAGGAGGACCGGGCTTGGGGAAAATCGGTGGGCTCAAATGGGCCTTGGGGAGGTGAAAGGCTGGGGTGCCCACCTGCGTGTTGTGTGTGTAGGATATTGTGAGTGTAGACGTCTCCTTGAAGCTGCTCAGCTGAGAGACTACGGCCAAAATTCAGATCATTCTAGGTCTTGTCTGCCCCTCTCTTCACTCCCAGTCGCTCAGCAAACCCTGTGGGCTCCCTTTAGAAATATAAGAAGTAGACCCCTTCGCCCTTCCTGACTCCACCCTGGCCACCCCTGTCCTCACTCCACACCaggccctccccgccccccttcacCCTTGTGGTCTGACCCCACACAGATGCCTGAGGGACCTGTGAACACCCAACTCAGGCCCCATTCTGCTTCTGCTCAGCATTGCCCACAGCCCCCGGGCCCCTCAGAGGAGCCGCCAGGTGAGGCCCCACAGGATGggcccctttcttccctctggTGTCACCTCCcgccctctccccttgctcactgGGCTCCATCCACACTGGCCTCGCTGACCCTCACACACACCAGGCCCACTTCCCCCGGGGCCTCTGCACCTGctcttctctgctctttccccaCGTTCCGCTGGGCTCAGCCTCACCTGCTGCAGGGGTCTGTGTTcaatcccacctcctccctgccctctccctcagcACACGGGCTGTCTCCCCCGGCCCCACAatgtctccttctgccccacagCACCAGCACCTCCTAACATGCACTGTCACTTCTGTGTCACGTTCACTGTTTCTGTCTGTGTCCCCTCACACAGTGGGGGGGCTTCTCTCTGTCTGGTCACTGCTGTCTCCCAGGGGCTATGTTGGTGTTGGGCAcgcagtagatgctcagtaagtacGTGCTGCCTGGAGGAAGGGATGAATTGTGACGTGGAAGACTGAGGTGCAGGTGGTGCCTGGATGGGGGTGTGGGATAGGGCAAGGCCTGAGgccctggggggcggggctggagctGGGCAGTGGGACTGATGCCTGGTTAACCCTCGCACCCCCGGCCTGAATCTGGGTCCCGTCCCCCAGGCCAGGTGGCTGAGGGGGAGAGGTAGGCTCACCGGGCAGGTGTCCCTGTTGCCCTCCAAAGGCCCAGCGCCCAACATGTGATCTGTCACCTTCTGGGAATGGGCCTTGGCACATACATCATTGGACAGGAGTTTGAGGTCCACGCACTGGAGATTGCCGATGTATGTGACTAGGACCAAGAGGAGAAAAAGGCTGTGGCCAGGCCCCAGGTGCCTCCTCAGTCTTCCTCCCGCAGACCCTGAGTCCggtccccagccccctcctccctacaCCCAAATGTCTGAGCTCCAGGCTGCACGGTCTGGCCCCTGGCGTGCATTTACCTGGTTCAGGGCTGCCCCAGCCAGAGACATAGCAGGTGCTCCCCagttggggttcctgggtgggcAGGTCCAGGACCCTCACAGCATCTGTAATCTGGGCAGGCTCTGCCAGGCGCAGCAGCATGA is a window encoding:
- the LOC110572982 gene encoding LOW QUALITY PROTEIN: kallikrein-1-like (The sequence of the model RefSeq protein was modified relative to this genomic sequence to represent the inferred CDS: deleted 1 base in 1 codon), with amino-acid sequence AVPPIQSPINRGSECKSFQPWLSLVYNFSGVRCGGVLVHPQWVLTAAHCSHNNYQLWLGRHSLFEHEDTAQFVQVSRSFPHPEFKLNLLKNHTQRPGKDYSHDLMLLRLAEPAQITDAVRVLDLPTQEPQLGSTCYVSGWGSPEPVTYIGNLQCVDLKLLSNDVCAKAHSQKVTDHMLGAGPLEGNRDTCPGDLGVPLICIGVLQGITSGGHIPCGSPSMPAVYTKLIPYLQWIKETMWVNS